A single genomic interval of Oceanithermus profundus DSM 14977 harbors:
- a CDS encoding TlpA family protein disulfide reductase, whose amino-acid sequence MRALFGVLLALAIGALFWWGMQTKDERSELPSALAGRPAPAFDLELLPSSREAWGERLDLSDYLGKKPIILNFWASWCYPACYEEAPILEATWRRWKDQVLFVGVNTQDELDAAEKFIEQFGISFPNVYDPRGKVGIDYGMYGVPETFAISVEGRVLERFAGTISAEKLESMIREVLP is encoded by the coding sequence ATGAGGGCCCTTTTCGGAGTGCTGCTGGCCCTCGCCATTGGGGCGTTGTTCTGGTGGGGCATGCAGACCAAGGACGAGCGCAGCGAGCTGCCGTCGGCCCTGGCGGGCCGGCCGGCGCCCGCGTTCGACCTGGAGCTGCTGCCCAGTTCGCGCGAGGCCTGGGGCGAGCGGCTCGACCTGAGCGACTACCTGGGCAAGAAGCCGATCATCCTCAACTTCTGGGCCAGCTGGTGCTACCCCGCCTGCTACGAGGAGGCGCCGATCCTGGAGGCCACCTGGCGCCGCTGGAAGGACCAGGTGCTCTTCGTCGGGGTCAACACCCAGGACGAGCTGGACGCGGCCGAGAAGTTCATCGAGCAGTTCGGCATCAGCTTCCCCAACGTCTACGACCCCCGGGGGAAGGTGGGCATCGACTACGGCATGTACGGCGTGCCCGAGACCTTCGCCATCTCGGTCGAGGGGCGGGTGCTCGAGCGCTTCGCCGGCACGATCAGCGCCGAAAAGCTCGAGTCCATGATTCGTGAGGTGTTGCCGTGA
- a CDS encoding cytochrome c-type biogenesis protein, which translates to MRRWLWVLVLALGLAGAQTVGNEPPPDLPPKVFEIAKKLRCPVCRGESAAESNAGVTEEMRRQIAEMLAEGKTEDEIIQYFVDRYTEWILYEPPKRGLGLVVWLAPVIGLGIFGFGLYSYLRATSRRAAELEGVSEEELARAEAELGRDDEGGAPS; encoded by the coding sequence GTGAGACGCTGGCTGTGGGTCTTGGTTCTGGCGCTGGGGCTCGCGGGCGCGCAGACGGTGGGCAACGAACCGCCCCCCGACCTGCCGCCCAAGGTCTTCGAGATCGCCAAGAAGCTGCGCTGCCCGGTGTGCCGCGGGGAGAGCGCGGCCGAGTCGAACGCCGGGGTCACCGAGGAGATGCGGCGGCAGATCGCCGAGATGCTGGCCGAGGGCAAGACCGAGGACGAGATCATTCAGTACTTCGTGGACCGCTACACCGAGTGGATCCTCTACGAGCCCCCCAAGCGCGGGCTGGGGCTGGTGGTGTGGCTGGCCCCGGTGATCGGGCTGGGCATCTTCGGCTTCGGTCTCTACAGCTACCTGCGCGCCACGTCGCGGCGCGCTGCGGAACTCGAAGGCGTCAGCGAAGAGGAGCTGGCCCGGGCCGAAGCCGAGCTCGGGCGCGATGACGAAGGAGGCGCCCCGTCATGA
- a CDS encoding heme lyase CcmF/NrfE family subunit → MNPSILGNIGLVLAVFFSVAGLVAVVFSWFLRDARYVRVARRSALLAFLGTFVAFGALEWALLTDDFSILYTARNHTTASPTWVKFATLWAALEGSILLWALLQTLYTWLAGRKMRDYWTSPVALGTLFVIQLFFLVNVLFVINPFTPVPNPPADGPGPNPLLQNHWMMAVHPILMYLGFVGLSVPFAYAVAAMVTRRYQTWVSETKWWLIFAWGFLTAAIFAGGWWSYEVLGWGGYWAWDPVENASFIPWLLATAFVHTAMVQERRGLFRSWNFALVTLAFAGTVFGTFLTRSGVIESVHAFAGGPVGPIFLGFLLVILAVGFSLLGRVSSEVRDVGSVNVWSREGLLLFGALVFVVMAFVVILGTLFPLLVEAFNGAKVSVGAPFFNQLFVPLGYAMLVLMALGPLLPWRKADPETLRVIAWMAVSLVLGTAAGLALGWTLWVSLTVGLFLFNLVALGWLIASPIARKSRALGGVRAGMGSLAWTRRRYGGYLVHFAVALSALAIAFSQSYRLDVQKTLQIGESWQVAGRTITVHALRAVEDPHRYSVIADVEISGMGTRQPRLNYYPTSRTPFASPSVAYTLGKDYYLVLQAFDQENAQWVTLRLVVTPLVLWLWVSAVLMALGTAMILWPARRAARAAAAGEVGA, encoded by the coding sequence GTGAACCCCAGCATTCTGGGCAACATCGGACTCGTCCTGGCGGTCTTCTTCAGCGTGGCGGGCCTCGTGGCCGTCGTTTTTTCCTGGTTCCTGCGCGACGCCCGTTACGTGCGGGTGGCGCGCCGCAGCGCGCTGCTGGCCTTCCTGGGCACCTTCGTCGCCTTCGGCGCGCTCGAGTGGGCGCTGCTCACTGACGACTTCTCCATCCTCTACACCGCGCGCAACCACACCACCGCGAGCCCCACCTGGGTGAAGTTCGCCACCCTCTGGGCGGCGCTCGAGGGGTCGATCCTGCTCTGGGCGCTCTTGCAGACCCTCTACACCTGGCTCGCCGGGCGCAAGATGCGCGATTACTGGACGAGCCCGGTGGCCCTGGGCACGCTCTTCGTTATCCAGCTCTTCTTCCTCGTCAACGTCCTCTTCGTCATCAACCCCTTCACCCCGGTGCCCAACCCGCCGGCCGACGGCCCGGGGCCCAACCCGCTCTTGCAGAACCACTGGATGATGGCCGTCCACCCCATCCTGATGTACCTGGGCTTCGTGGGCCTCTCCGTGCCCTTCGCCTACGCGGTCGCCGCCATGGTGACCCGCCGCTACCAGACCTGGGTCAGCGAAACCAAGTGGTGGTTGATCTTCGCCTGGGGCTTCCTCACCGCCGCCATCTTCGCCGGAGGTTGGTGGAGCTACGAGGTGCTGGGATGGGGCGGCTACTGGGCCTGGGATCCGGTGGAGAACGCCTCGTTCATCCCCTGGCTGTTGGCCACCGCCTTCGTGCACACCGCGATGGTGCAGGAGCGCCGGGGGCTGTTTCGCAGCTGGAACTTCGCCCTGGTGACCCTGGCCTTCGCCGGGACCGTCTTCGGCACCTTCCTCACGCGCTCCGGCGTGATCGAGTCGGTGCACGCCTTCGCGGGCGGCCCGGTGGGGCCGATCTTCCTGGGCTTCCTGCTCGTCATCCTGGCCGTGGGCTTTTCCCTGCTCGGGCGCGTTTCCAGCGAGGTGCGCGACGTCGGCAGCGTGAACGTCTGGAGCCGCGAGGGGCTGCTGCTCTTCGGCGCCCTCGTCTTCGTGGTGATGGCCTTCGTGGTGATCCTGGGCACCCTCTTCCCGCTCCTGGTGGAAGCCTTCAACGGCGCCAAGGTCTCGGTGGGGGCGCCGTTCTTCAACCAGCTCTTCGTGCCCCTGGGCTACGCCATGCTCGTGCTGATGGCCCTCGGTCCGCTGCTGCCCTGGCGCAAGGCCGACCCCGAGACGCTGCGCGTCATCGCCTGGATGGCGGTCTCGCTGGTGCTGGGCACCGCCGCGGGGCTCGCCCTGGGCTGGACCCTGTGGGTGAGCCTGACCGTCGGACTCTTCCTCTTCAACCTCGTCGCCCTGGGGTGGCTGATCGCCAGCCCGATCGCGCGCAAGTCGCGCGCCCTCGGAGGCGTGCGCGCCGGCATGGGGTCGCTGGCCTGGACGCGGAGGCGCTACGGGGGCTACCTCGTGCACTTCGCGGTGGCGCTCTCGGCGCTGGCCATCGCCTTCAGCCAGAGCTACCGGCTGGACGTCCAGAAAACGCTGCAGATCGGTGAGTCCTGGCAGGTGGCCGGCCGCACCATCACGGTGCACGCCCTTCGCGCCGTCGAGGACCCGCACCGCTACTCGGTGATCGCCGACGTGGAGATCAGCGGCATGGGCACGCGTCAGCCGCGGCTGAACTACTACCCCACGTCGCGAACCCCGTTCGCCTCGCCCTCGGTGGCCTACACCCTGGGCAAGGACTACTACCTGGTGCTGCAGGCCTTCGACCAGGAGAACGCCCAGTGGGTGACGCTGCGGCTGGTCGTGACGCCGCTGGTCCTCTGGCTATGGGTCTCGGCGGTCCTCATGGCGCTCGGCACCGCGATGATCCTCTGGCCCGCCCGCCGCGCGGCGCGGGCGGCCGCCGCCGGGGAGGTGGGCGCATGA